A window of Deltaproteobacteria bacterium genomic DNA:
CACCGTCGCCAGCAGCGCGCCGTTCATCGGCCTGCTCGGCACCGTGGTGGGCATCATTAAATCATTTGAGAGCATGGCGGTGGCCGGTACCGGCGGCTTCGCTGTCGTCGCCGCCGGCATTTCTGAAGCCCTGGTGGCGACCGCCTTGGGCCTCGGTGTGGCGATCATCGCGGTGATATTTTACAACTACTTTCAAACCCGCATCGCAAGTTTGAACGGCCTGTTCCGCATCCAAGTCGGCAAAGTAATCCACAGTATTAGCATCTGAGCAACCAGCCATGTCGATGACACCCTTGGGCGGCGACGACAACTCGGACATCGTCGCGGAAATTAACATCACGCCCCTGACCGATATTTTTCTCGTGCTGCTGATCATTTTCATGATCACCAGCTCGGCGATGATCGAGTCGGGCGGCAAAGTGAATCTGCCCAAAGCGGTCGCCACTCGCTCGGAGTCGCGCGGCACCACGGTGACGCTCACGCCCAAGCACGAGATCTTCGTCAATCAGAAAAAAGTCAGCGAAGATAGTTTGGAAAAAACTCTCCAAGAGGCGCTCAATGGCAACGCCGATAAGACGGTGATTCTGCGCGGCGACCGCGATGTCTTGTTGGGCGACACCGTCAAAGTCATGTCGATCATCAAGCGTGCCGGAGCGACAGAAATCGCCATCGCCGCCGAAGCTGAAACCAAGGCCCGATAAGTTTCGTTGCCAATTTAATAGGTGCCTCGGGCTTTCGTGTGCATGTTCTGCCACACTCGGTTTGGTTTTTTCACCACGAAGAGCACGAAGGACGCGAAGGTTCGGATAATTATCGCTCCGAACTTCGTGTCCTTCGTGGTGAAAACATCCTCACACTGAACCCAGAAGAAGTTTTAAAAAGACAAATCGCTTAGCGCGCCGGCCCATCGGTGGCCGGCGGCAACTGTTGCGGGCGGCGCAGGCTGTCTTCGCGATTGCGCTCGACATCGCGCTGAATCTCGGCTGGAGTTCGACCCAATCTTTCTACTTCCAATTTAAGCTTCTTTTCCCTCTCGAGAAACACTTCCAGCTCCAAAGACTTTTGGTTGCCCGACTGATAAAAAATCGTGATCGAATCCCGGCCGATGGAGCCGTCGCTGCCACGCGCCACT
This region includes:
- a CDS encoding biopolymer transporter ExbD, giving the protein MSMTPLGGDDNSDIVAEINITPLTDIFLVLLIIFMITSSAMIESGGKVNLPKAVATRSESRGTTVTLTPKHEIFVNQKKVSEDSLEKTLQEALNGNADKTVILRGDRDVLLGDTVKVMSIIKRAGATEIAIAAEAETKAR